From the Panulirus ornatus isolate Po-2019 chromosome 34, ASM3632096v1, whole genome shotgun sequence genome, the window ATTTACTCCTTTCCTCCAGTACCGATTATCCTCCATGTACCTGAAGCCAAGACCCTTGTCTACGGAAGGGGTGGGCTATCCACGCTAGCATGTGTGAAGTTAAGATCGAATAACGATGATATATCAAGGTCCCTCTGATCCTAGCATACTCACAGACACACTGGTATGGGAGATCTTCCTGCATGAACTCTTAGAACTCGTGTCTCATTGACTCTCTGTCAATATAAGAATCCAAACCCCCCTCAGTCCACCTCTTTTAGATTCAGATCCCACATTATCAATATTCCACCGTCTCTAAGAGGTGCCTTATGCATTGTGTACATTCCTGATTGTTGTTGTCACTGTATTGATGTTCTGGATCGATCAAATTCTATGGAGGGTTATACATCATCACCGCCACTATGCTGCACTGCTTTCCTTACAGTTACCCTATCCATTACGTAGTGTCTGAGTGGCCCGTCGACTACTGTTTGCTAAAAAGGTTATTTCTTATAAGAAGAACCAATTCTACCTCTCCACTGTCTACGATTTCCCTCCTATCTGGACAGAAAAGGTGAGATCTTAACCGCTTCATTAACCCTTGCTTTCACTGCACCAACAATATCAGAAGCGTTTTCCCTTATCATCCTTAGATTCCAACTCTTTGCCATCGTATGATTGCTATTTGCGTGTTGTGGAGGGAAAGAATTCTTACATTCTTAACTTTGTAtcacttcttacacacacacacacacacacacacacacacagaagccagagccaggcgtgtgtgtgtgtgtgtgtgtgtgtgtgtgtgtgtgtgtgtatcatgccaCTGTCTTGATCGACGCCATCCACAAGTGACCTTCAGTCTCCCATGGCAGACTCAACGTGCCCttctaccacctccctcccttcctccctgcctccctctctcaggGGATGGTTCTTCCTGCTGCCTCCGCTGACCCGAGAGACTGCCTACTGTTCGTTGAAGGTGTTTCTCGACCCATTAAAGAAGATGACTTGGGACCAACTGCTCGTGAACAAAAACATTTCAGggttctctcatttctttcctgCCATCACAAAACACGACAGCTTCTTGATAGACAAGTACTGCACAGTGTTCCGCCTGAACAGAGAGGCTCTGAAGGGACCTCATTCAAATATTAGCACGTGAAACGAAGAGTAGAATTCTTATGAAACATTATTCAGTTACCCCCTCATGATGTCCTTTGTTTAATTTCATTCTGTCTCTCTCATTACAGGCACACGGTAGAAGGATTTCACTCGTTAAGATAATGTGACCAGGGAGCAATAGTATGGCAAATGTAAAGAGCAAAAGATCAACGAGAGATTGCAAGGCATTGGATGTATAAATTCCAGCCAACCAGATCCCTGGAGTGTCCTAAAGTCAAAAGCTCTGTCTGTCTCGCAGGGTACTAAGCTGACTCCCCTGCTGTTTCACTTACATGCAGGAGATCACTGACAACAGGTCCTTGGGTTCTTGTGAGGTTATTCGTGATCAAGGAAAGAGATCAGATGCTGAGAGCTTGGCGTGGGAGGAGTAGAAAATAGATGACACAGGGAGCAATTTCCAGTAAACTTTGTATGTAATTAAAGAGGTGTAAATAACTTTGGTTGTGGACTTGTAGCAAATTGTTTGTCTAGAATGTCCTTTAAAAGAATCTATGACGTTGTTTTTAACTTACCTTatcggtaaatcattccatatgataACGATCCAGTCGAAGAAAAATGTACTTTACTTCATTCGGTGTAAAGCATTATCCCCCTGAAGGAGACGACCTTCGAAAAGTGGAGAATTGGATCCTGATTAGTAGCTCGCGTCTCCCTGCTGCTATCTCACTGCCTATGTGTTAAGAGGGTCCAGTGAAGAGCAGAGACACTGAGGGAAATATAAGGGGCTAAATTCTAGTGTACCTTATAACCAGATCTAAAGAGCACCCTGGTATAGGTTCCTGACTTAATCGGTGTGCCAGAGCAGACACAGGCGGCACATCATATGATGAAAATTCAGATTTGCAACACCGAACAGCCGGACGAGCAAACTGAACCCTCCATAGGGCAGATGGCGCTACCAACCAATTCGAAAGGATTAAAACCCACACAAGATAgtatcactttaaaaaaaaatcaatgttgTATCCTGTTAGTCACAGTCTTGCACTGTTAGCATCATTAGCCATTCCTGATGATTAGACCTCGGTACAAACTGCTCTCTAATTGACCTGTTGGACCATGATCTTTTCCTGTTTGGTCTATGATTAATACAATACTATTTCATATCTTTATGTCCATCACTGGACGCCCTTTCTACAATCTTAAAATCCACATAGCTGGCTACATTTATAACGCTCCAGCCTTACGGTGTCAAACGTAGGTAAACGGATCATACAAGCAATCTAGTGTTGTTCTTTTTATAGGATTTTGCAATCTACATTATGCACACCTGAGCGACCATCTTCCCGTTTTGTTATTAGTGTCTTTGAAAAGGCTGTTCAGAGCGTTTGTGTCCCTCTCTCCTGCGCGGCGGAGCCAACGATTCCTTCCCTTGGTGTGAGCTTCAGGATGTTGCCGCCCTTGCATCGAAGGATCAGCTCCCCAAGGAGCTCCAGGTCCTTCGGAGACTTGACGCTCTCCACCTTGAACTTCCGTAGGATGCTGCTGGTCACAATCTTCATTTCCATCATCGCAAATTTTTGTCCTGATGAGACAGAGAATCAAACAATATAAGTATTTGGACTCTCGCAAATTTGGCTGTCTTAAAGGAAGGCTGTGATGTGCGCTAGTCGCTTCGTTAATCATGAATGGAACGGACCAAACAAATCCTGGTAACCTCATAACTACATTTGACTACGATATGCTGATATTTCATCTACATGAAGACCATACTTACCGATACAGTTCCTGGGTCCTGCACTGAAGGGGACATAAGCGTAGGGGTGTCGCTTGGCAGCGATCTCCGGAAGAAAGCGATCAGGGTCGAACACCTCAGGGTTAGGGAACTGTGCAGGGTCACGGTGCAACATGAAAATGACGTTTTTGATCGTGGTGCCCGCAGGGATACGGTATTTACCTAAAAAGAAATCGTAGCAAGTTATAATCTTGTTCTTTCTTTGTTTACCTCGCTGTTGGTAAAACGACgagatgaaagaaaaagggggaagaaagTAATTTTGGAACAAGATGACCATTTGTCCACTGCGTACGTACTTGAGCGAAAGAAAATATCTCAATATTTGTTACCAGATGAAACGAGACTCACTCACCAATGGTAATATCCTCGTGAAGGTCTCTGGAATAGAAGGGCACTGGTGGGTAGAGTCGGAGGTTCTCCTTGATGCAGTTCTCTGTGTACTTCATATTCCTGAGGTCCTCCATTGTGGCTGGACGGTCAGTACCACAGAAGATGTCGTCCAGCTCCTCTTGCACCCGTgcctggtgggggaggaagaagtTCTTCATCACCTGATGGGCTACTGACGGTGCAAATAGTGTCACTCGTCCTACCATGCAAATCACACGAGAACAAGATTATAAGTGTATACCAAATTATGGTCATTCAGTTTTCCTGtctttgttgttgatgttgctttGCTTAGCATATAACTTGAGATAAGAAAGCCTCATGGTCGTAAGATAGTGGACCCATCTCTACCATTTCAATCTGAAGTTAAACGTATAATGTAATCTAACACATGGATTTCgtaggagggaaaaaatatatacgaaagCTGTGGGTCATTCCGAAGTCTTTGGCTAATGCAGTGCACCATATAAGATGGAGGTAGAATATCTTTACGCCTCTACAACATCATGGAAACTAATGATGtgattctctctgtatttccatGAAGACACCAACCTGGATATCTTGGCTACAACCCATGTTGTATTGGAAACCAACCTGGATGTCTTGGTAACAACCCATGTTATACAGGAACCAGTTGATGCCAGCGGTCGTGGTGTCGTGTCCAGCAAACATGAAGGTGTCTACCTCCTTGCGAACTTCCTCATCTGAGAACTCTGGGTTTTGCTCCGAGTACTGCAGCAGCAGATCCAGGAACGCCAGACGTTGCTTCTTGCctaaaaagacaagaaagagaacAAAGTGAAGCGATAATTTGCAGCAGAATGAATACCAAAGCCGTGTTAGAGTCTTAGTGACCCAAAAATGAAAGAAGATTCACAAAGTCCCATTGGTATGAATAAGATCATTTTGGTAAAGGTGGCCGGGAACGGGGCACACGTATATCATTACCTCACGGTAAAGCTTCAAGGAGAGCGGAAGAAAATCATACGCATAACCACCGCATCATACGCAAAACCACAGAGGCACACGCATAACCACAGAGTCATACGCATAACCAACCAGAAATCTGACCATTTTGATGAAGCGAATCCTCTGTCATTTTCTCCCTGTTTGCCTTCTTCCTGGCCTTGATGGTGCTGTTGGACATGTCGTGGAGGGTCTGAAGCCAAGTATCGTACTCCTTGGCTGGTCCTAGTAGCCGGAAGAGGAAGTTGGACCGAAGCCAAGGACGGACGGCACGTTTAGGAATGATTCCTGACATCCTGTGGAGAGTTTGAacaagtcagaagtggaggacaCAGAGTGGAACGCCTATCAAAAATGAGAATGTGAATTGTAAAGGGTGTTTTGCTATAAGATATACCCACTACAGATGAGGCTCATCCTCCTTCTGGTTGCTGATGTAGGCGAATGCTTCCAAGGATAGCAAATATGGATCTAGTTCATCCATCCTACAAATTCATTTATTGAAGTTCTATATAACCTGTGGTCATTATGGAAGACTGACTTTAACATGTACCGACACTCAACGCTTGACATTAAGCTAAGCAGTGACAGAACTAGAGTAGAAAACACTTACTTGTTCACAGCATCCACATAAGCTAAGCCAGAGCTGTCCTGTGCCTTAAGAGAATGTCCCATCGCCGTCTCTGTGGACACAAGGGTCCTTATGAATGGCGCGTACAGTAAGAGGAGAGTTTATAAACCTACAAAGCTAATGGCATGGGTTTCGGTCTCTCGTGCTAGCATACGATGCACATCCTTAGTAGGGTTATATCCTTCCTGTGGCTGTGGGAGATGAACGGATCCCATCTTCAGCTTAGGATGAAACACCATATATAGATTCAGAAACGCTAGCCAGTAACTCTCTGCCACACTTTGCCCACTGGCGTCTATAATCCACAGTTTTTTTCCTTGTTGGATGTTGATACATACGGAAAACATCCGATCTTGTAATATATATCTTAAATATACATTTATCACTGAACTGCTGCTGTAATGTTTATGCAATGTCAAGATATGTTTCTATATGTGTTTGGAGacattgaatgatatatatatatatatatatatatatatatatatatatatatatatatatatatatatatatatatatatatatacacacacaaaattgaaggaaatagaCGTAAAAATCGAGTCACTGACCACAGAGGATGTCCAAAACACAGAGAACGATATCATTGTAGATGTTGAAGGGCGTCCCATCAGCCTTCCTCCTCAGCTTCTGGGCGAGTTTGCTGCCCTGGTTGTTCATGACGCCCACGAACTCCTCCAGGATCTTGAAGTGGAAAGCTGGAGTCAGCAGCTTACGGCGGGACTGCCAGTGACTACCTTCCAAGAGAACATTTCACGTCTTAGCCAAATGGAAGTATCTTTCTCGTTCAATATTTTGCGTACGTAAGGCTAACCTTTCCTTCATGAAGGATGTTAGTTCATGATGGAAGTAAATGACGGATATATCTAGAGCTGGAAAGATCACCTCAAATTCGCAAATCTACTTGACTGCTTAGTAGATCTTAAGCcactaatcagagagagagagagagagagagagtcgagctcACACTGTCTCAAAGAGCCCGCACCACAGCTGGCATTACATAGGAAACATATACAGCTATAGGTTGCTTGTGATAGCAGAGGAGGAGATGACGGACGATATACTCTCGACTCGTTTTGTAACGCAGTGGTTATAACATGCCATCAAGTGTTCAGTGTATATTGCCCTGTGGTCAATAGTCTTAACTAAACCTCTGAGATTAAACCTTACCACTCGAGGTCAACAAGCTTTTCCCAAGCCACGGGTGGAGGAAGCGGTAGTTGATGCTCTTGTCCAAGTGCCTTTGGCTGCGCAGGATCACCTGAATTGAAGAAGGTAATTAAACATTTTATATCTCCATAGGGCTTACCCTGCTCACCTCATAGtacacaggtatgtgtgtgtgtgtgtgtgtgtgtgtgtgtgtgtgtgtgtgtgtgtgtgtgtgtgtgttgggggtgagggaggtattTCTGTGTGGAGGGATAGCAAGATATATGATTTGTACTTCCTTTTTGCTTAGTATCCTAAATGGCATAAACCAAAATTCATGCATCATATCGTGACCATTTAAGGGGTACAAGTGGTCACAC encodes:
- the LOC139759902 gene encoding cytochrome P450 4C1-like, with product MGGFDLTWLKEEVLGWRNQGVVTYLVFTTLVALTLVWFFKRQKMVWLVDKIPGPKGLPLLGNILHLNVDPAERFKRIIKISEYGEVARIWIGQNPVCFLSSARAVEVILRSQRHLDKSINYRFLHPWLGKSLLTSSGSHWQSRRKLLTPAFHFKILEEFVGVMNNQGSKLAQKLRRKADGTPFNIYNDIVLCVLDILCETAMGHSLKAQDSSGLAYVDAVNKMSGIIPKRAVRPWLRSNFLFRLLGPAKEYDTWLQTLHDMSNSTIKARKKANREKMTEDSLHQNGKKQRLAFLDLLLQYSEQNPEFSDEEVRKEVDTFMFAGHDTTTAGINWFLYNMGCYQDIQARVQEELDDIFCGTDRPATMEDLRNMKYTENCIKENLRLYPPVPFYSRDLHEDITIGKYRIPAGTTIKNVIFMLHRDPAQFPNPEVFDPDRFLPEIAAKRHPYAYVPFSAGPRNCIGQKFAMMEMKIVTSSILRKFKVESVKSPKDLELLGELILRCKGGNILKLTPREGIVGSAAQERGTQTL